The Hyperolius riggenbachi isolate aHypRig1 chromosome 3, aHypRig1.pri, whole genome shotgun sequence genome window below encodes:
- the PALM3 gene encoding paralemmin-3 isoform X4 encodes MGETQLYSQRLHGINEKRRILSEVERIQRELDQQRIKLHQLKRKSLRDRWLMEGLLPSPGAETENPLGETENQIKTLEDELESLQLELVYLENPDLKNLKATKVQDTKVKKELVNGDGNLQRVDQNENLKEHTIREEADQPSDSQEERPAVTSAETHEKNSPPTTDGVTGRPTPAPRGRNKTENNVQQIQEHKVSKSDEEGENQTHPSQTVDNSDHKEEGVHKPLSLDNETQHLEHNQETKDQKAEHEDQKESLQNHSVGEEDAEEFLTVYKIDCREHPLEPEEDNMRDLTKDMGHVALEVDSQGQKAVASQPISGNEDLDHDEEESLLDEIRKLVHFGKPAESDQPIQNGNEPSLSTEEQRKESTFATSDQVNGQNPEDYNVSVSLNHEQHYSQEKDPVISLEKEATQLVELDNQEKIEIPVIVSIKLEATEDSNQGSLLQSEDHNQDSATLPIQTQQSSTLLPTDEEEFTVLPCTDKVPSPSLPPGDQNKVNQVQISEVVVVSAPGPDQPSANSQQDTSASDKPNATETSAPPESQPLLEKSQESDGHPGTNTAETRDKGTPVKKKSCSCCVVM; translated from the exons ATGGGGGAGACACAGCTTTACAGCCAGCGACTGCACGGAATCAAC GAGAAGCGCAGGATACTGAGTGAGGTGGAGAGAATACAGAGGGAGTTGGACCAGCAGAGAATTAAGCTGCACCAGCTGAAG AGGAAGTCTCTCCGGGATCGCTGGTTGATGGAAGGTCTGCTTCCTTCTCCCGGAGCAGAAACTGAGAATCCATTGGGTGAGACGGAAAATCAGATAAAAACACTGGAGGATGAACTTGAAAG TCTCCAGTTAGAGTTGGTTTACTTGGAGAACCCAGATCTGAAGAACCTGAAAGCTACGAAAGTCCAG GATACAAAGGTGAAAAAAGAACTTGTGAATGGTGACGGGAACCTGCAACGAGTGGACCAGAATGAAAATCTTAAAGAACATACGATTAGAGAGGAAGCTGACCAGCCATCTGACAGCCAAGAAGAAAGGCCAGCGGTGACATCAGCAGAAACACATGAAAAGAACTCTCCTCCAACCACTGATGGGGTGACCGGGCGTCCCACTCCAGCTCCCCGAGGTCgaaacaaaacagaaaataatGTACAACAGATCCAGGAGCACAAAGTTTCCAAGTCAGATGAAGAAGGTGAAAACCAAACCCACCCAAGTCAGACTGTAGACAATAGTGACCATAAAGAGGAAGGTGTCCACAAACCACTCAGTCTGGACAATGAAACACAACATTTAGAACACAACCAGGAAACCAAAGATCAGAAAGCCGAACATGAGGACCAAAAAGAGAGTCTTCAGAATCACAGTGTGGGTGAAGAAGATGCTGAGGAATTCCTAACGGTATATAAAATCGATTGTCGTGAACACCCCTTGGAGCCCGAAGAAGACAACATGAGGGATCTCACAAAGGATATGGGACACGTAGCTCTAGAAGTTGACTCACAAGGACAAAAAGCCGTTGCCTCTCAGCCAATATCTGGAAATGAAGACTTGGACCACGATGAGGAGGAATCACTTCTGGATGAAATTAGGAAATTGGTGCATTTTGGAAAACCAGCCGAAAGTGATCAGCCAATCCAAAATGGAAATGAACCATCTCTATCAACTGAAGAACAGCGCAAAGAGTCAACTTTTGCAACTAGTGACCAAGTTAATGGTCAAAATCCAGAGGATTATAACGTTTCAGTATCCCTTAACCACGAGCAACATTACAGCCAAGAAAAAGACCCGGTAATATCTTTGGAGAAAGAGGCAACACAGCTTGTTGAACTGGATAACCAAGAGAAAATAGAGATACCTGTTATAGTATCTATAAAGTTGGAGGCTACAGAAGACTCAAATCAGGGTTCATTATTGCAATCTGAGGACCACAATCAAGATTCAGCAACACTGCCTATACAAACACAACAGAGCTCAACACTACTACCTACTGATGAAGAAGAATTCACAGTACTGCCTTGCACTGACAAAGTTCCCAGCCCCTCACTGCCACCTGGAGACCAAAATAAAGTTAACCAGGTTCAGATCTCCGAAGTTGTAGTTGTATCTGCTCCAGGACCTGACCAACCATCTGCTAATTCTCAGCAAGACACCTCAGCCTCCGACAAGCCCAACGCAACAGAAACAAGCGCTCCTCCTGAAAGCCAGCCTCTCTTAGAAAAATCCCAAGAGTCTGATGGCCACCCTGGCACCAACACAGCTGAAACACGTGACAAGGGTACGCCGGTCAAAAAGAAGTCATGCAGTTGTTGTGTGGTCATGTGA
- the PALM3 gene encoding paralemmin-3 isoform X1, whose product MADMRGLMFGFIAPATVSVKMGETQLYSQRLHGINEKRRILSEVERIQRELDQQRIKLHQLKRKSLRDRWLMEGLLPSPGAETENPLGETENQIKTLEDELESLQLELVYLENPDLKNLKATKVQDTKVKKELVNGDGNLQRVDQNENLKEHTIREEADQPSDSQEERPAVTSAETHEKNSPPTTDGVTGRPTPAPRGRNKTENNVQQIQEHKVSKSDEEGENQTHPSQTVDNSDHKEEGVHKPLSLDNETQHLEHNQETKDQKAEHEDQKESLQNHSVGEEDAEEFLTVYKIDCREHPLEPEEDNMRDLTKDMGHVALEVDSQGQKAVASQPISGNEDLDHDEEESLLDEIRKLVHFGKPAESDQPIQNGNEPSLSTEEQRKESTFATSDQVNGQNPEDYNVSVSLNHEQHYSQEKDPVISLEKEATQLVELDNQEKIEIPVIVSIKLEATEDSNQGSLLQSEDHNQDSATLPIQTQQSSTLLPTDEEEFTVLPCTDKVPSPSLPPGDQNKVNQVQISEVVVVSAPGPDQPSANSQQDTSASDKPNATETSAPPESQPLLEKSQESDGHPGTNTAETRDKGTPVKKKSCSCCVVM is encoded by the exons ATGGCTGATATGAGAGGCCTAATGTTTGGTTTCATTGCTCCTGCGACTGTAAG CGTCAAGATGGGGGAGACACAGCTTTACAGCCAGCGACTGCACGGAATCAAC GAGAAGCGCAGGATACTGAGTGAGGTGGAGAGAATACAGAGGGAGTTGGACCAGCAGAGAATTAAGCTGCACCAGCTGAAG AGGAAGTCTCTCCGGGATCGCTGGTTGATGGAAGGTCTGCTTCCTTCTCCCGGAGCAGAAACTGAGAATCCATTGGGTGAGACGGAAAATCAGATAAAAACACTGGAGGATGAACTTGAAAG TCTCCAGTTAGAGTTGGTTTACTTGGAGAACCCAGATCTGAAGAACCTGAAAGCTACGAAAGTCCAG GATACAAAGGTGAAAAAAGAACTTGTGAATGGTGACGGGAACCTGCAACGAGTGGACCAGAATGAAAATCTTAAAGAACATACGATTAGAGAGGAAGCTGACCAGCCATCTGACAGCCAAGAAGAAAGGCCAGCGGTGACATCAGCAGAAACACATGAAAAGAACTCTCCTCCAACCACTGATGGGGTGACCGGGCGTCCCACTCCAGCTCCCCGAGGTCgaaacaaaacagaaaataatGTACAACAGATCCAGGAGCACAAAGTTTCCAAGTCAGATGAAGAAGGTGAAAACCAAACCCACCCAAGTCAGACTGTAGACAATAGTGACCATAAAGAGGAAGGTGTCCACAAACCACTCAGTCTGGACAATGAAACACAACATTTAGAACACAACCAGGAAACCAAAGATCAGAAAGCCGAACATGAGGACCAAAAAGAGAGTCTTCAGAATCACAGTGTGGGTGAAGAAGATGCTGAGGAATTCCTAACGGTATATAAAATCGATTGTCGTGAACACCCCTTGGAGCCCGAAGAAGACAACATGAGGGATCTCACAAAGGATATGGGACACGTAGCTCTAGAAGTTGACTCACAAGGACAAAAAGCCGTTGCCTCTCAGCCAATATCTGGAAATGAAGACTTGGACCACGATGAGGAGGAATCACTTCTGGATGAAATTAGGAAATTGGTGCATTTTGGAAAACCAGCCGAAAGTGATCAGCCAATCCAAAATGGAAATGAACCATCTCTATCAACTGAAGAACAGCGCAAAGAGTCAACTTTTGCAACTAGTGACCAAGTTAATGGTCAAAATCCAGAGGATTATAACGTTTCAGTATCCCTTAACCACGAGCAACATTACAGCCAAGAAAAAGACCCGGTAATATCTTTGGAGAAAGAGGCAACACAGCTTGTTGAACTGGATAACCAAGAGAAAATAGAGATACCTGTTATAGTATCTATAAAGTTGGAGGCTACAGAAGACTCAAATCAGGGTTCATTATTGCAATCTGAGGACCACAATCAAGATTCAGCAACACTGCCTATACAAACACAACAGAGCTCAACACTACTACCTACTGATGAAGAAGAATTCACAGTACTGCCTTGCACTGACAAAGTTCCCAGCCCCTCACTGCCACCTGGAGACCAAAATAAAGTTAACCAGGTTCAGATCTCCGAAGTTGTAGTTGTATCTGCTCCAGGACCTGACCAACCATCTGCTAATTCTCAGCAAGACACCTCAGCCTCCGACAAGCCCAACGCAACAGAAACAAGCGCTCCTCCTGAAAGCCAGCCTCTCTTAGAAAAATCCCAAGAGTCTGATGGCCACCCTGGCACCAACACAGCTGAAACACGTGACAAGGGTACGCCGGTCAAAAAGAAGTCATGCAGTTGTTGTGTGGTCATGTGA
- the PALM3 gene encoding paralemmin-3 isoform X2 gives MASTIRSLDVKMGETQLYSQRLHGINEKRRILSEVERIQRELDQQRIKLHQLKRKSLRDRWLMEGLLPSPGAETENPLGETENQIKTLEDELESLQLELVYLENPDLKNLKATKVQDTKVKKELVNGDGNLQRVDQNENLKEHTIREEADQPSDSQEERPAVTSAETHEKNSPPTTDGVTGRPTPAPRGRNKTENNVQQIQEHKVSKSDEEGENQTHPSQTVDNSDHKEEGVHKPLSLDNETQHLEHNQETKDQKAEHEDQKESLQNHSVGEEDAEEFLTVYKIDCREHPLEPEEDNMRDLTKDMGHVALEVDSQGQKAVASQPISGNEDLDHDEEESLLDEIRKLVHFGKPAESDQPIQNGNEPSLSTEEQRKESTFATSDQVNGQNPEDYNVSVSLNHEQHYSQEKDPVISLEKEATQLVELDNQEKIEIPVIVSIKLEATEDSNQGSLLQSEDHNQDSATLPIQTQQSSTLLPTDEEEFTVLPCTDKVPSPSLPPGDQNKVNQVQISEVVVVSAPGPDQPSANSQQDTSASDKPNATETSAPPESQPLLEKSQESDGHPGTNTAETRDKGTPVKKKSCSCCVVM, from the exons ATGGCATCCACTATCCGCTCGCTAGA CGTCAAGATGGGGGAGACACAGCTTTACAGCCAGCGACTGCACGGAATCAAC GAGAAGCGCAGGATACTGAGTGAGGTGGAGAGAATACAGAGGGAGTTGGACCAGCAGAGAATTAAGCTGCACCAGCTGAAG AGGAAGTCTCTCCGGGATCGCTGGTTGATGGAAGGTCTGCTTCCTTCTCCCGGAGCAGAAACTGAGAATCCATTGGGTGAGACGGAAAATCAGATAAAAACACTGGAGGATGAACTTGAAAG TCTCCAGTTAGAGTTGGTTTACTTGGAGAACCCAGATCTGAAGAACCTGAAAGCTACGAAAGTCCAG GATACAAAGGTGAAAAAAGAACTTGTGAATGGTGACGGGAACCTGCAACGAGTGGACCAGAATGAAAATCTTAAAGAACATACGATTAGAGAGGAAGCTGACCAGCCATCTGACAGCCAAGAAGAAAGGCCAGCGGTGACATCAGCAGAAACACATGAAAAGAACTCTCCTCCAACCACTGATGGGGTGACCGGGCGTCCCACTCCAGCTCCCCGAGGTCgaaacaaaacagaaaataatGTACAACAGATCCAGGAGCACAAAGTTTCCAAGTCAGATGAAGAAGGTGAAAACCAAACCCACCCAAGTCAGACTGTAGACAATAGTGACCATAAAGAGGAAGGTGTCCACAAACCACTCAGTCTGGACAATGAAACACAACATTTAGAACACAACCAGGAAACCAAAGATCAGAAAGCCGAACATGAGGACCAAAAAGAGAGTCTTCAGAATCACAGTGTGGGTGAAGAAGATGCTGAGGAATTCCTAACGGTATATAAAATCGATTGTCGTGAACACCCCTTGGAGCCCGAAGAAGACAACATGAGGGATCTCACAAAGGATATGGGACACGTAGCTCTAGAAGTTGACTCACAAGGACAAAAAGCCGTTGCCTCTCAGCCAATATCTGGAAATGAAGACTTGGACCACGATGAGGAGGAATCACTTCTGGATGAAATTAGGAAATTGGTGCATTTTGGAAAACCAGCCGAAAGTGATCAGCCAATCCAAAATGGAAATGAACCATCTCTATCAACTGAAGAACAGCGCAAAGAGTCAACTTTTGCAACTAGTGACCAAGTTAATGGTCAAAATCCAGAGGATTATAACGTTTCAGTATCCCTTAACCACGAGCAACATTACAGCCAAGAAAAAGACCCGGTAATATCTTTGGAGAAAGAGGCAACACAGCTTGTTGAACTGGATAACCAAGAGAAAATAGAGATACCTGTTATAGTATCTATAAAGTTGGAGGCTACAGAAGACTCAAATCAGGGTTCATTATTGCAATCTGAGGACCACAATCAAGATTCAGCAACACTGCCTATACAAACACAACAGAGCTCAACACTACTACCTACTGATGAAGAAGAATTCACAGTACTGCCTTGCACTGACAAAGTTCCCAGCCCCTCACTGCCACCTGGAGACCAAAATAAAGTTAACCAGGTTCAGATCTCCGAAGTTGTAGTTGTATCTGCTCCAGGACCTGACCAACCATCTGCTAATTCTCAGCAAGACACCTCAGCCTCCGACAAGCCCAACGCAACAGAAACAAGCGCTCCTCCTGAAAGCCAGCCTCTCTTAGAAAAATCCCAAGAGTCTGATGGCCACCCTGGCACCAACACAGCTGAAACACGTGACAAGGGTACGCCGGTCAAAAAGAAGTCATGCAGTTGTTGTGTGGTCATGTGA
- the PALM3 gene encoding paralemmin-3 isoform X3 yields MHSVKMGETQLYSQRLHGINEKRRILSEVERIQRELDQQRIKLHQLKRKSLRDRWLMEGLLPSPGAETENPLGETENQIKTLEDELESLQLELVYLENPDLKNLKATKVQDTKVKKELVNGDGNLQRVDQNENLKEHTIREEADQPSDSQEERPAVTSAETHEKNSPPTTDGVTGRPTPAPRGRNKTENNVQQIQEHKVSKSDEEGENQTHPSQTVDNSDHKEEGVHKPLSLDNETQHLEHNQETKDQKAEHEDQKESLQNHSVGEEDAEEFLTVYKIDCREHPLEPEEDNMRDLTKDMGHVALEVDSQGQKAVASQPISGNEDLDHDEEESLLDEIRKLVHFGKPAESDQPIQNGNEPSLSTEEQRKESTFATSDQVNGQNPEDYNVSVSLNHEQHYSQEKDPVISLEKEATQLVELDNQEKIEIPVIVSIKLEATEDSNQGSLLQSEDHNQDSATLPIQTQQSSTLLPTDEEEFTVLPCTDKVPSPSLPPGDQNKVNQVQISEVVVVSAPGPDQPSANSQQDTSASDKPNATETSAPPESQPLLEKSQESDGHPGTNTAETRDKGTPVKKKSCSCCVVM; encoded by the exons CGTCAAGATGGGGGAGACACAGCTTTACAGCCAGCGACTGCACGGAATCAAC GAGAAGCGCAGGATACTGAGTGAGGTGGAGAGAATACAGAGGGAGTTGGACCAGCAGAGAATTAAGCTGCACCAGCTGAAG AGGAAGTCTCTCCGGGATCGCTGGTTGATGGAAGGTCTGCTTCCTTCTCCCGGAGCAGAAACTGAGAATCCATTGGGTGAGACGGAAAATCAGATAAAAACACTGGAGGATGAACTTGAAAG TCTCCAGTTAGAGTTGGTTTACTTGGAGAACCCAGATCTGAAGAACCTGAAAGCTACGAAAGTCCAG GATACAAAGGTGAAAAAAGAACTTGTGAATGGTGACGGGAACCTGCAACGAGTGGACCAGAATGAAAATCTTAAAGAACATACGATTAGAGAGGAAGCTGACCAGCCATCTGACAGCCAAGAAGAAAGGCCAGCGGTGACATCAGCAGAAACACATGAAAAGAACTCTCCTCCAACCACTGATGGGGTGACCGGGCGTCCCACTCCAGCTCCCCGAGGTCgaaacaaaacagaaaataatGTACAACAGATCCAGGAGCACAAAGTTTCCAAGTCAGATGAAGAAGGTGAAAACCAAACCCACCCAAGTCAGACTGTAGACAATAGTGACCATAAAGAGGAAGGTGTCCACAAACCACTCAGTCTGGACAATGAAACACAACATTTAGAACACAACCAGGAAACCAAAGATCAGAAAGCCGAACATGAGGACCAAAAAGAGAGTCTTCAGAATCACAGTGTGGGTGAAGAAGATGCTGAGGAATTCCTAACGGTATATAAAATCGATTGTCGTGAACACCCCTTGGAGCCCGAAGAAGACAACATGAGGGATCTCACAAAGGATATGGGACACGTAGCTCTAGAAGTTGACTCACAAGGACAAAAAGCCGTTGCCTCTCAGCCAATATCTGGAAATGAAGACTTGGACCACGATGAGGAGGAATCACTTCTGGATGAAATTAGGAAATTGGTGCATTTTGGAAAACCAGCCGAAAGTGATCAGCCAATCCAAAATGGAAATGAACCATCTCTATCAACTGAAGAACAGCGCAAAGAGTCAACTTTTGCAACTAGTGACCAAGTTAATGGTCAAAATCCAGAGGATTATAACGTTTCAGTATCCCTTAACCACGAGCAACATTACAGCCAAGAAAAAGACCCGGTAATATCTTTGGAGAAAGAGGCAACACAGCTTGTTGAACTGGATAACCAAGAGAAAATAGAGATACCTGTTATAGTATCTATAAAGTTGGAGGCTACAGAAGACTCAAATCAGGGTTCATTATTGCAATCTGAGGACCACAATCAAGATTCAGCAACACTGCCTATACAAACACAACAGAGCTCAACACTACTACCTACTGATGAAGAAGAATTCACAGTACTGCCTTGCACTGACAAAGTTCCCAGCCCCTCACTGCCACCTGGAGACCAAAATAAAGTTAACCAGGTTCAGATCTCCGAAGTTGTAGTTGTATCTGCTCCAGGACCTGACCAACCATCTGCTAATTCTCAGCAAGACACCTCAGCCTCCGACAAGCCCAACGCAACAGAAACAAGCGCTCCTCCTGAAAGCCAGCCTCTCTTAGAAAAATCCCAAGAGTCTGATGGCCACCCTGGCACCAACACAGCTGAAACACGTGACAAGGGTACGCCGGTCAAAAAGAAGTCATGCAGTTGTTGTGTGGTCATGTGA